The following DNA comes from Azospirillum sp. TSA2s.
GCTGTCCAAATAGGCCAGCAGCCCGTTGAACAGCACCGCGTCAGTCCCGGCGTTCAGCGCCAGATGACGGTCGGCGGCATCGACGCAATCGGTCCGCCGCGGATCGACCACGACGATGCGCGTGCCGCGCTCCGCCCTCGCCGCCAGCAGCCGCTGGTTCAGCACCGGGTGGCACCAGGCGAGGTTCGACCCCACCAGCACCACCAGATCGGCGCACTCGAAGTCCTCGTAGCTCCCCGGCACCGCATCGGCGCCCAGCCCCCGCTTGTGCCCGACCACCGACGAGGCCATGCACAGCCGCGAGTTGGTGTCGATGTTCGCCGAGCCGATGAAGCCCTTCATCAGCTTGTTGGCGACGTAATAATCCTCGGTCAGCAGCTGGCCGGAGACGTAGAAGGCGACAGAGTCCGGCCCGTGCTTGGCGATGGTGTCGGAAAAACGCCGGGCCACTTCGTCCAGTGCCTCGTCCCACGACACGCGGCGATGCCCATTTTCTGGGCCGCCGATCTCTGGTTGGAGCAGCCGCCCCTCCGGCACCAGCGTGTCGGCCAGCGCCGATCCCTTGGAGCAGAGCCGTCCCCGGTTCGCCGGGTGGTCGGTATCGCCGCGCACGGTCACGGCGCCATCGGCCGCCACCGTCGCGATCACCCCGCACCCGACCCCGCAATAGGGACAGGTGGTCTTCACCTCCCGTTTCGGCCCGGAGGACGGCCCCCCAATAGGATCGGGTCCATCAAACATGGCCGCAGGCCTTGCGGCAGCCGCCGCGAGACAGCTTGGCCTCGCCGAGCGCGATGGAAACGCTGCGCCCTTCCACCCGCACCGGAACATGGCCGGTGCGGCCCTCGTCGGGGGCGACGGCCTCGCCGGTCGCCAGCTCGATCACCCAGTTGTGCAGCGGGCAGGTGACGCGGCGGCCATGGACGATGCCCTGGGACAGCGGCCCCTGCTTGTGCGGGCAGGCATCCTCCAACGCGAAGACCTCGTCGGCCGCCGTGCGGAACAGGGCGATGTCGCCGCCGGGAGTGCGGACGACGCGCGAGCCCAGCACCGGGATGTCGTCGATGCTGCCGACCTGGGTCCAGACCGTTTCCGTGATGATGCTGTCCATGATCCTTACCCCACTTCGGCGAGCAGATTGAATTCGTGACGGTCGACGCCCTTGGCGGCGCGCTCCGCCCACGGGTCGTCCTGCGAGAAGGTCTGCGAGAACAAGAAACGCGCGTTCAACGCCCGCCGCCGTTCCGGATCATCGACCAGCGCCGCCTTGATGTGGTCCAGGCCGACCCGCTCCACCCACGGTGCGGTGCGCTCCAGATAGCGGGCCTCTTCGCGGTACAGCTGCATGAAGGCGCCGGTGTACTCCAGCACCTCCTCCTCCGTCGCGACGCGGACCAGCAGGTCGCAGGCCCGGACATGCAGGCCGCCGTTGCCGCCGACATGCAGTTCATAGCCGCTGTCGATGCAGACGACGCCCAGATCCTTGATGGTGGCTTCGGCGCAGTTGCGCGGGCAGCCGGACACCGCCAGCTTGACCTTGTGCGGGGTCCAGGTGCCCCAGGTCATGCGTTCCAGCTTCACACCCAGCCCGGTCGAATCCTGCGTGCCGAAGCGGCACCATTCCGAGCCGACGCAGGTCTTCACCGTGCGCAGCCCCTTGGCATAGGCATGGCCGGACACCATCCCGGCGGCGTTCAGATCGGCCCAGACCGCCGGCAGATCCTCCTTCTTCACGCCGAACAGGTCAATGCGCTGGCCGCCGGTGACCTTCACGGTCGGGATGTTGAACTTGTCCACCACATCGGCGATGGCGCGCAGCTCGGCGGCGTTGGTCAGGCCGCCCCACATGCGCGGCACGACCGAATAGGTGCCGTCCTTCTGGATGTTGGCGTGGGCGCGCTCGTTGATGTAGCGGGACTGATAGTCGTCCCGGTACTCGCCGGGCCACGCGCACAGCAGGTAGTAGTTCAGCGCCGGCCGGCAGGACGCGCAGCCGTCGGGCGTCGTCCATTCCATCGCCTGGAACACCTCGGCCATGGTCTTCAGCCCGTGCTCCACGATGGCCGCCCGCACCGCGTCATGGGTGTGGTGGGTGCATTTGCACATCGGCTTGACCTTGGGCGCCGCCGTGAATCCGTCGCCCAGCGTCACCGCCAGCAGCCGTTCCACCGTGCCGGAGCAGCCGCCGCAGGAGGCCGAGGCCTTGGTGTGCGCCTTCACCTCGTCCAGGCTGGTCAGGCCCTTTTCGGTGATCGCCTTGACGATGGTGCCCTTGCAGACGCCGTTGCAGCCGCAGATCTCGGCAGAGTCGGGCAGCGCGGCGATGGCGGCATTCGGGTCGCCCGCATCGGCGCCGCCGAAGCCCTGCCCGAAGATCATGGTGTCGCGCTCGGCCGACACGTCGGCGCCGTCCTTCAGCAGCGAGAAATACCAGGCGCCGTCCTTGGTGTCGCCATACAGCACGGCGCCCAGCAGCTTGCCGTCCTTCAGCACCAGCCGCTTGTAGACGCCGCGCGCCGCGTCGCGGAACACGATGTCCTCGGTCCCCTCCCCACCCGAGAAATCGCCGGCGGAGAACACGTCGACGCCGGTGACCTTCAGCTTGGTCGAGGTGACGGAGCCGGTGTAGGCCGCACCCTCCCCGCCCGCGAGGTCGTGGGCCAGCACCTTCGCCATCTCGAACAGCGGGGCGACGAGGCCCCAGGTGACGCCGCGATGCTCGACGCATTCGCCGACCGCATAGATCGACGGGTCGCTGGTGCGCATCTGGTCATCCACCCGGATGCCGCGCCCGCAGTCCAGCCCGGCCGCCTTGCCCAGCGCCATGTTCGGGCGGATGCCCACCGCCATGACGACGATGTCGGCCGGCAGCTCGCGACCGTCCTTCAGCCGCACCGCGCTGACCCACTCGTCGCCAACAATCTCCGCCGTGTCGGCGCCGGTCAGCACCTCGATGCCGCGACGCTCCAGCTCGCGCTGCAGCAGCATGCCGGCCGACGGGTCGAGCTGGCGCTCCATCAGCGTCGGCATCAGGTGGACGACGGTGACGTCCATACCCTTGACCCGCAGGCCGTTGGCTGCCTCCAGACCCAGCAGGCCGCCGCCGATCACCACGGCGCGCCCGCCCTTCGCCGCCGCCGCCAGCATGGCGTCCACGTCCGCCAGATCGCGGAAGCCGATGACGCCCGGCAGGGTCGATCCCGGCACCGGGATGATGAAGGGCATCGACCCGGTGGCGATCAGCAGCTTGTCATAGGGAACGACGCGGCCGGACTGCGAGACGACCGTCTTGGCCGCGCGGTCGATGCCCTCCACCGGTTCGCCGGTCAGCAGGGTGATGCCGTTGGCGTCGTACCACTCGCGGCTGTTCAGCACGATCTGGTCGAAGGTCTTCTCTCCCGCCAGCACCGGCGACAGCATGATGCGGTTGTAGTTCGGATGCGGCTCGGCCCCGAAGACGGTGACGTCAAAGCGGCCCGGCGCCTTGGCCAGCAGCTCTTCCACCGTCTTCATGCCGGCCATGCCGTTGCCGACCACCACCAGCCGCTCCTTGGCCGGGCCGGCACTGCGCAGTTCGGCCTCGTTCAGTTCAACGACGGGCCCGTTGTTCGATGAGAGATGCATGTCCATGGCGCGTCTGCCTCGTCAATCGTGTCCGGCCTGCCGCAAAGTCAGGCACGGGGCCAAAAAGAAAGGCGTCCGAACGGGCCGTCTCCCTGCCCCGCGAGTGGATCGCGAAGGAGGGTGCAGACCTGTTCGGACGCCGTTGTCCGGGCGGTTCGTCGTCGAACCAGAGCCAATTCCGCACGTCGTCGCACGGCTTCGGCCGATGTCGCGGGTTTCGGCGACGTTGCCGGCACCCGCTGCTGTCTCGCCACTCCCTTCGCAATCCGTGTGCCAATCGCCCCGCCAGCAGGCCGGCGCAGGAAAACTCCAGGGAATCCGCGGGGTCCTGCCCGGATCCGCACCCAAGACCTAGGTGCCTGTTTTTGGATCATCCATAGGTGCTGCACAAAGGATGACCATGCGGGCTTGTGTGCGCCGCAAAAATCGGCAGGCACACCGCGTCCCTGTCAGGTGCTTCATACCTTCCGCCGGGTCATAGCCAGCAAAATCAACCTCTGCGGCTCGATTTCCGGCAAGACCCATCCTTTGGCATGAGGCTTGCGAAGAGGGAGGCCAGAGACGCGCCAACGACGGTGCGTGCATCCCAAGCGTCCAATGATGGGCCAGCCCCCGGCAGTGTTGCCGACCCCGGTATCGACACGCTTTTCCGGTCGATCCCGCTGGACGCTTTCGACGGCCAAGGTGCGCAAGAGCCATCTGCCCGAAAAACAGCCAGTCGGGGACCTGCCCAGAAAATCGCCAAGGTTCGAAACCGGTGTCGCCCCACCCGGCCGCTGGCCCGGATTTCAGAGATGGAGCAACCGACGTGGCTCATACCTCCCGCACCACCTCCCGCCCTCTGCGCCACCTTCTCGCATCCGCCGCTGCAGTCGTCGCCCTGACCGCAGGCGTCTCTGCCTATGCCGCCCCGCTCGACGTGGAGAAGGAGCAGCTGAAGCTCGGCTTCATCAAGCTGACCGACATGGCGCCGCTGGCCATCGCCGTCGAGAAGGGCTTCTTCGAGGATGAAGGCCTCTCCGTCACGCTGGAGCCGCAGGCGAACTGGAAGGTCCTGCTCGACCGCGTGATTTCCGGCGAGCTGGACGGCGCCCACATGCTGGCCGGCCAGCCGCTGGGCGCCACCATCGGCTTCGGCACCAAGGCGCACATCGTCACCGCCTTCTCGATGGACCTGAACGGCAACGGCATCACGCTGTCGAACGATGTCTGGCAGAAGATGAAGGCCAACGTGCCGAAGGGTGCCGACGGCAAGCCGGTCCACCCGATCAAGGCCGACGCGCTGAAGCCGGTGATCGCCCAGTACAAGGCGGAGGGCAAGCCCTTCAACATGGGCATGGTCTTCCCGGTCTCGACCCACAACTACGAGCTGCGCTACTGGCTGGCCGCCGGCGGGATCAGCCCCGGCTTCTACAGCCCGACCGACGTGTCGGGCCAGATCGGCGCCGACGCGCTGCTGTCCGTCACGCCGCCGCCGCAGATGCCGGCGACGCTGGAGGCCGGCACCATCTACGGCTACAGCGTCGGCGAGCCGTGGAACCAGCAGGCCGTGGTCAAGGGCATCGGCGTCCCCGTCATCACCGACACCGAAATCTGGAAGAACAATCCGGAGAAGGTCTTCGGCGTCACCGACGATTGGGCGAAGAAGAATCCCAAGACCCATCTGGCTGTCGTCAAGGCGCTGATCCGCGCCGCCCAATGGCTGGACGAGAACAACAACGCCAACCGCGCCGAAGCGGTGAAGATCCTGGCCAAGTCCGAATATGTCGGTGCCGACGCCAAGGTCATCGCCAACTCGATGACCGGCACCTTCGAGTATGAGAAGGGCGACAAGCGCGACGTTCCCGACTTCAACGTCTTCTTCCGCTACAACGCGACCTACCCCTTCTATTCCGACGCCGTCTGGTACCTGACCCAGATGCGCCGCTGGGGCCAGATCGCCGAGGCCAAGCCCGACAGCTGGTACGACCAGACCGCGCGCAACGTCTACAAGCCGGACATCTACCTGCAGGCCGCCAAGCTGCTGGTCGAGGAGGGCAAGGCGAAAGAGTCCGACTTCCCCTGGAAGAGCGACGGCTACAAGCCGGTCGACAACGGCTTCATCGACGGCATCCCGTACGACGGCCACAAGCCCAACGACTACCTCGCCAAGCAGCCCATCGGCCTGAAGGGCGACCAGAAGGTCGAAGGCGGTCAGGTGGTGGGGGGCTGAGCGCCCGCAGCACTTCCACCCGCCAAATCCCCCTCTCCCCCCCGGGGAGAGAGGGTCGGGGTGGGGGGGATCCGCTTCGAGGATCTCTTCGGCTGCGCCGAACCCCCTCATCCTAACCTTCTCCCCAGGGGGGAGAAGGGACCTTGCCGAAGGGACACCCCGCCATGACCAGCCTGACCGACAGCACCGCCTCCGACCTCGCCCGCGCCCAGCGCAAGGCGCGGCGCGCCCACGCCCTCAACCGCATCGCCGCCGTCCTGACCACCGTCGGCCTCGGCTGGTTGGCGCCGCTGCTGCGGCTCGCCGCCGGCGAGAATCCGCGCCAGCAGGGCATCGAGCTGTGGCGCCAGATGGGCGTCCCGCTGACCGCCATCCTGCTGTTCCTCGCCGCTTGGGGCTGGGCCGCGCCGCAGGTCCACACCAGCCTCGGCGCCATCCCCGGCCCGGCCCAGGTGTGGGAGCAGGCGACGAACCTCTACGCCGACCACAAGGCCGAACGCGCCAAGGAAGCCGCCTTCTACGAACGCCAGGAAAAGCGCAACGCCGAAAAGCTGGCGAAGAACCCGGCGGCGGAGGTGAAGATCCTGCCCTATGCCGGCAAGCCGACCTACCTCGACCAGATCGTCACCAGCCTGAAGACCGTCTTCACCGGCTTCCTGCTCGGCGCCCTGGTCGCGGTTCCGCTGGGTGTCGCGAGCGGCCTGTCGCCGACCGTCAACGCCGCGATCAACCCGCTGATCCAGATTTTCAAGCCGGTATCGCCGCTGGCCTGGCTGCCGCTGGTCACCATGGTGGTCAGCGCCACCGTGTCGGGCAACGACCCGCTGTTCGAGAAGTCCTTCCTGACCTCCGCCATCACCGTCACGCTCTGCTCGCTGTGGCCGACGCTGATCAACACGGCGGTCGGCGTTTCCTCCATCGACCGCGACCTGATGAATGTCGGCAAGGTGCTGCAGCTGTCGGGCTTCACCATGGTGCGCCGCCTCGTGCTGCCGTCGGCTCTGCCCTATATCTTCACCGGCCTGCGGCTGTCGCTGGGCGTGGGCTGGATGGTGCTGATCGCGGCGGAGATGCTGGCCCAGAACCCCGGCCTCGGCAAGTTCGTCTGGGACGAGTTCCAGAACGGCTCCTCCAACTCGCTCGCCAAGATCATGGTCGCCGTCTTCACCATCGGCCTGATCGGCTTCCTGCTCGACCGCGTGATGCTGGCGCTGCAGTCCGCCGTCAGCCACAGCCCCGCCCGCTAAGGAGACCTCGGCCATGGCGATCCTGGACCTGAAGGGCGTGTCGAAGTCCTACGGCGGCAACACCGTGCTCCACAACATCGACCTGTCGATCGAAGAGGGCGAGTTCGTCGCCATCGTCGGCTTCTCCGGCTCCGGCAAGTCGACGCTCATCAACCTGATCGCCGGTCTGGCGATGGCGGATGCCGGCGAGGTGCTCTATCGCGGCAAGCCGGTGACCGGCCCCGGCCCGGAACGCGGTCTGGTCTTCCAGTCCTATTCGCTGATGCCCTGGCTCAGCGTGAAGGAGAATGTCGCCCTGGCGGTGGATGCCGTCCACAAGGCCAAGGGCGGCGCCGAGCGCGGCGTCCTGACCCGCCGGGCGGTGGAGACGGTGGGCCTCGGCCACGCCACCGACCGCCGGCCCAAGGAGCTGTCGGGCGGCATGCGCCAGCGCGTCGGCTTCGCCCGCGCGCTGGCCATGAGCCCGGAAATGCTGCTGCTGGACGAGCCGCTGTCGGCGCTCGACGCCCTGACCCGCGCCAAGCTGCAGGACGAGATCGAGGCGATCTGGCGCAAGGACCGCAAGACCGTCATCCTCATCACCAACGATGTGGACGAGGCGATCCTGCTGGCCGACCGCATCATCCCGCTGACCCCAGGCCCGAACGCCACGCTCGGCCCCGCCTTCACCGTCGATCTGCCGCGTCCCCGCGACCGCACCGCCGTCAACCATGACGAGGATTTCAAGCGCCTGCGCGCCGAGGTCACCGCCTACCTGATGGAGGTCGGCGTCGCCCGCGGCACCGGCGGTGACGACGATCTCGTCCTGCCCGATGTGAAGCCGATCACCGCCTCGCCCCCGCCCAAGGCCTATATCGAGGCGATGGGCGGGCGCGGGATGGAGGACCGCTATCTCGAATTCACCCGCCTGACCAAGACCTTCGCCACGCCGAAAGGTCCGCTGACCGTGGTGGACGGCTTCGACCTGAAGATGCGCAAGGGCGAGTTCGTCTCGCTGATCGGCCATTCCGGCTGCGGCAAGTCCACCGTGCTGTCGATGGTGGCGGGTCTCGCCGACGTGACCAGCGGCGGCATCGTGCTGGACGGCAAGGAGGTGGACGGCGCCGGCCCCGACCGCGCCGTGGTGTTCCAGGCCCCCAGCCTGTTCCCCTGGCTGACCGCCTATGAAAACGTCATGCTCGGCGTCGACCGCGTCTTCCCCCATGCGAACAAGGGCGAGCGCGCCGACATCGCCCGCTATTACCTCGCCCGCGTCGGGCTTGGCGACAGCATGGACCGCAAGGCGTCGGAGCTGTCCAACGGCATGAAGCAACGCGTCGGCATCGCCCGCGCCTTCGCCCTGTCGCCCAAGCTGCTGCTGCTGGACGAGCCCTTCGGCATGCTCGACAGCCTGACCCGCTGGGAGTTGCAGGAGGTGCTGATGGAGGTGTGGGCACGCACCAAGGTCACCGCGGTCTGCGTCACCCACGACGTGGACGAGGCGCTGCTGCTGGCCGACCGGGTGGTGATGATGACCAACGGCCCGAACGCCAAGATCGGCCACATCCTGACGGTGGACATCCCCCACCCGCGCACCCGTCAGGCTTTGCTGGAGCATCCTCGCTATTACGACTACCGGGAAGAGCTGCTGAACTTCCTGGAAGGCGGCCATGCCGGGGCGCCGAAAAAGGCGGCATAACCCCGTCCCATCCCCCGGAAAGCCCACCGAAGATCCATCGACAAGCTGGCCCCGCGGGACCAGCTTGTTGTTTTTCGGCGAGACAGACGGGAGAGACGGAGATGAAGCGCGTGACCCTGCCCGACGGCACCGAGGTCCCCGCTCTCGGCCAGGGCACCTGGATGATGGCGGAAGGGCGCGGCGACCGCGCCGCCGAGATCGCCGCGCTGCGGGCGGGCATCGACCGCGGCATGACCCTGATCGACACCGCCGAGATGTATGGCGACGGCGCGTCGGAGGAGCTGGTCGGCGAGGCCATCGCCGGCCGCCGCGACCGCCTGTTCATCGTCACCAAGGTCCTGCCCAGCAACGCGTCCCGCATCGGCACGGTGAAGGCCTGCGAGCGCAGCCTAAAGCGGCTGGGGATCGACCGCATCGACCTCTACCTGCTGCACTGGCGCGGCGGCGTGCCGCTGGAGGAGACGGTGGAGGCGTTCCAATCGCTGATCCAGGCCGGCAAGATCGCCCGCTGGGGCGTGTCGAACTTCGACGTCGACGATCTGGAGGAACTGGCGGAGATCACCGACCTCCACGGCTGCGCCGCCAATCAGGTGCTCTACAACCCCGAACACCGGGGGATCGAGTACGATCTTCTGCCCTTCCAGCACACCGCGCGCATGCCGCTGATGGCCTATTCCCCCATCGGCCAGGGCGGCCGCCTGCTGCGCTCCCCCGCCCTGTTGGCAGTGGCGAAGCGCCACGACGCCACCCCGGCGCAGGTGGCGATTGCCTGGGCTTTGCGGCAGCAGGGCGTGATCGCGATTCCCAAGGCGGGAACGACGGAGCACGCGCTCCAGAACGCCGAGGCCGTGAAGCTGACCCTGACCGGCGAGGACATCGCGGAGATCGACAAGGCCTTCCCGCCGCCGAAGCGCAAGCAGCCGTTGGCGATGATTTGAGGATTTAGGATCGAGGGGCCCGGAAATGGCGAAGGCCGCCAATGATCTTGCCCCACCAAACCGGAGCAAGATCATACCCCCGATGCGCCCGTTGGCGCTTTGATCCTGGCCGTGACATCCTTCACCAGCCGCGACATGCCTCGTGCGAGGCGGTGTTCCTGGGAGGATCGGAAGATGCTGAGGTCCGTGATTGCAGCTGCCACCATGGCTGTGACGCTCGCCGCCAGTTCCGGTGCGGCGACCGCGGCGACCGCGCAGCAGGAGAGGATGAAGACCTGCAATGCCGATGCGGCGGCCAAGAGCCTGAAAGGTGACGAGCGCAAGGCGTTCATGAGCACCTGCCTCTCGGATAAGGCGGCTGCCCAACCCGCCAAGCCGGTGACGGCTCAACAGGAAAAGATGAAAAAATGCAATGCCGAAGCGGCCGGTAAAACCGGCGAGGACCGGAAGGCATTCATGAGCAGCTGCCTGAAGGGCTGACCGCCCAGGTTCGCTGCCCGTCCGGACGAGCGGATCGTCTACGCAGACCCATCCGGCAGCGGGTCGCCGGCCTGGAGCATTGCGACGACCAAAGCATTCGCCTTCATCCAGGTCAGGGATCTTGTCGTCCAGGTCCGCCGGCAACGGCGCGCTGTTTCGTGACTAGGATCTGCCGCCGGTGTTGAGCAAGGTGAAGGCCCGGCTGAGACGCTAGAACGAGGCGGATCGGCAGTTCGTGGCGATCCTCGGCGCCATTCCCAGCGACGGGCTCGATGCGGTCGAAGCCGATTGACAGAATCGGGGCAAGAACGCGGTGCGTCGGAACGAAGCCAAGCTGGACGTGAAAATGGCGAAGGCCCCAAGGGATTACCTTGAGGCCTTCAGAATGGTGGTCCCGACTGGGATTGAACCAGTGACCCCTACGATGTCAACGTAGTGCTCTCCCGCTGAGCTACGAGACCACGGGAACCCAAAACTGTCGCTCCAGTAATGGAGCGGGCGAAGGGATTCGAACCCTCGACCCCAACCTTGGCAAGGTTGTGCTCTACCCCTGAGCTACGCCCGCAAAGTGGCGCGAGTGACGGGACTTGAACCCGCGGCCTCCGGCGTGACAGGCCGGCGCTCTAACCAACTGAGCTACACCCGCGCTGAGGAGCGGCGCCTTATACAAGGCTTCACCCCGACAGACAAGACCTAAAACAAACCCAAACCTTCAGAAGTGGTGGAGCCAAGGAGGATCGAACTCCTGACCTCTACAATGCCATTGTAGCGCTCTCCCAGCTGAGCTATGGCCCCACTATACTTCTGTTCCTCTACACCAACACTTGAAGTGTTGGTGCGCTTGGAGGGACTCGAACCCCCACGGCCTTTCAGCCACTAGGACCTGAACCTAGCGCGTCTACCAATTCCGCCACAAGCGCTTTCCCCGCACCGCGTTGTGCGCCGCGGGGAGCGCCTATGTAGCGGGATGGATCGCGGCCCGCAAGCGGAGAATTCACTCTCCGCGAAAATTTTTCCCAAGCCCGTTCCGGCGGGCCAGAAGAGCCAGTCCGACCCCAACCGCTGCCCCCGCGGCGACCCCGGCCCCGACGCGCCATGCCGCCCGGTTGATGTCCCCGAACGCCGTCGCACCGCGCAGGATCGTCTCCGCCATCGGCTCCGGCCGGTCGGGGTCGAGCAGGCGCTCGTCCACCAGTCGGCGCTCCGCCTCGTTCAGCGGCTCCGGTTCCAGCGGGCGGAGCGAGCGGCCGGCCGGGCGCATCAGCCGGTCCACCATGGCGGTCAGCGACCCGGTCTCCTCCTCCGTCCGCTCCACCTCCTCCACTTCGACCCCCAGATGCTCCGCCATCAGGCGGGTGCGGACGGAGCGGATGGCGCGGCACACCTCCGGCCGCTCGCCCTGCGCGACCTCGATGGCGAGGTCGCATTCGGTGTCCAGCCCCTGGGAGCGGTTGTTGATGTTGGACGACCCCACCCGCAGCAGCCGGTCGTCGACCACCAGCACCTTGGCATGGACATAGATGCCCTCTCCGCCCTCGGTCACCGGCGAGAGGATGCGGAAACGTCCGTGCGGATCCTGCTCGCGCAGGCGCTGGACCAGCAGCGAGCGGGCGCTGCCCATCGCCTCCTCCTCCACCCAGCCGGGGGTGCGTTCAGGGTTGACCACCACCACCTCCGGCCCGTCGGGTTCCGACAGCCGGGCGGTGATGGCGCCGACGATCCTCTGCGAAGCGAAGTACTGGCTTTCCAGATAGATGAAATCGCGTGCGGCGGCGACGGCGGCCAGATACAGCGCCTCGATCTCGCGGGCACCGCCCTGGGGTTGGTCCGTCATCGGATCGGTGCGGGCAATGGCGACGGGGATGTCGCGGAAGTCCGGCGTCAGGTCCTCGGGCCAGTGCGCCTTGGTCGGCGGCGGCGGGGCCAGCTCCTCGCCGGTCGCGCGCCGCCAGCGCTCCCGTGCCAGGTCGCCCAGCGCCCGCGCGGCCTCCCCGTCGACCGCCGTCGTCACATCGTGGAAGGGGCCGTATGGCTCGCCGCTTGGCCGCACCCGGCGCGGGTCGCCGTCGCGGTGGTCGGGCGTGTCCCAGCGGTCGGTCGTCATGTCGATGCCGCCGCAGAAGGCGAGCGCATCGTCGATGATGGCGATCTTCTGGTGGTGGCAGGCGCCCGGCGGGTGGGCGGAATCGAGGCGGAAGCGCAGGCGCCGGCTGGTCATCCAGTCCAGCAGCACCAGCGGAGTCCCGCCGCGGAACGGCATCTTCAGGATCGACAGGTCCCATTTCAGCACATTGATGGTCAGCCCCGGCCGCACCCGGACGATCCAGCTCAGGAAATCGCCCAGCTCGTTCGGCACGCCTGACATCGGGTCGTCGGGCTCCAGCTTGATCCGGGTGTCGAAATCCCAGCCGATCAGCATCACCGTGTGGCGGGCATTGAGGATGGCCGCCTTGATCCGGGCGAAATAGGCGGCGGCGTCGATGATGACCGCCACCCGATCCGCCTTTTCGATCCGCCAGCAGGTCCGGCCGGGCACCAGAACCGGGCGGGCCGGGGTCTGGCCAGCCTGATATGCGGACTTTGGGCGGGCGGCGTCCGGCATCGCAGCCATGTCGAGCTTTCCTTCCGGCGTTGTGGAGCGGCATCGCGGGACCGGCAGCGGAACCGCTGCCATGCCCTTCGATGAACCCCGCAATCCGGCGGACGGTTCCCCGATTCCGTTCAGTCCGCCCTGAATCGCAGCCGCATCCGATGGCGGTAGGGTTCGCCGGGATCGAGCCGCGCCGACGGGAAATGGCCGATGTTCGGGCTGTTGGGAAACCGCTGACTCTCCAGCGCCAGCCCGGCGAAGCGTCGGTAGGGCTGCCCGCCCTTCCCCACGATTTTTTCGCTGAGATAGCCGCCGCTGTAGACCTGCAAGCCCGGCTGGTCGGTCGCCAGCTCCATCCGCCGGCCGGATGCCGGATGCTCCAGCACCGCCACCGGCCGCAGCTCCCCCGCCGGACCGTCCAGGCACCAGTTATGGTCGAAGCCGAAGCCGCCGACTGCCTCCAGCGTCTCGCCCAGACCCACCCCGCCGCGCCCCATATCACCACGCAGGTCGAAGGCCGTGCCGCCCACCGGCCGCACCTCCCCCGTCGGGATCAGGTCGGCACCGACCGGCGTGGTGAAGCCGCCCCGCACCGTCAGCCGATGGTCGCGCAGATCGCCGGAGGCATGGCCCCCGAGGTTCCAGTAGCTGTGATGGACGATGTTGACGATGGTCGGCCGGTCGGTCGTCGCCGTCATCCGGATGTCCAGCACCCCGTCAT
Coding sequences within:
- a CDS encoding aldo/keto reductase, with amino-acid sequence MKRVTLPDGTEVPALGQGTWMMAEGRGDRAAEIAALRAGIDRGMTLIDTAEMYGDGASEELVGEAIAGRRDRLFIVTKVLPSNASRIGTVKACERSLKRLGIDRIDLYLLHWRGGVPLEETVEAFQSLIQAGKIARWGVSNFDVDDLEELAEITDLHGCAANQVLYNPEHRGIEYDLLPFQHTARMPLMAYSPIGQGGRLLRSPALLAVAKRHDATPAQVAIAWALRQQGVIAIPKAGTTEHALQNAEAVKLTLTGEDIAEIDKAFPPPKRKQPLAMI
- a CDS encoding PsiF family protein is translated as MLRSVIAAATMAVTLAASSGAATAATAQQERMKTCNADAAAKSLKGDERKAFMSTCLSDKAAAQPAKPVTAQQEKMKKCNAEAAGKTGEDRKAFMSSCLKG
- a CDS encoding phospholipase D-like domain-containing protein, which codes for MAAMPDAARPKSAYQAGQTPARPVLVPGRTCWRIEKADRVAVIIDAAAYFARIKAAILNARHTVMLIGWDFDTRIKLEPDDPMSGVPNELGDFLSWIVRVRPGLTINVLKWDLSILKMPFRGGTPLVLLDWMTSRRLRFRLDSAHPPGACHHQKIAIIDDALAFCGGIDMTTDRWDTPDHRDGDPRRVRPSGEPYGPFHDVTTAVDGEAARALGDLARERWRRATGEELAPPPPTKAHWPEDLTPDFRDIPVAIARTDPMTDQPQGGAREIEALYLAAVAAARDFIYLESQYFASQRIVGAITARLSEPDGPEVVVVNPERTPGWVEEEAMGSARSLLVQRLREQDPHGRFRILSPVTEGGEGIYVHAKVLVVDDRLLRVGSSNINNRSQGLDTECDLAIEVAQGERPEVCRAIRSVRTRLMAEHLGVEVEEVERTEEETGSLTAMVDRLMRPAGRSLRPLEPEPLNEAERRLVDERLLDPDRPEPMAETILRGATAFGDINRAAWRVGAGVAAGAAVGVGLALLARRNGLGKNFRGE
- a CDS encoding aldose epimerase family protein, translated to MPIESFLFDTVEGRPVEGFILSAGGLEATVIAHGARLVRMLVPGRDGTRADVVLGFDRLSDYLASDAYFGATCGRYGNRIGGAAFTLDGVRHELTVNEPPNQLHGGPEGFDRRIWDAKVDEAENAVTFTHESPDGDQGYPGTLTASTRYQLSDDGVLDIRMTATTDRPTIVNIVHHSYWNLGGHASGDLRDHRLTVRGGFTTPVGADLIPTGEVRPVGGTAFDLRGDMGRGGVGLGETLEAVGGFGFDHNWCLDGPAGELRPVAVLEHPASGRRMELATDQPGLQVYSGGYLSEKIVGKGGQPYRRFAGLALESQRFPNSPNIGHFPSARLDPGEPYRHRMRLRFRAD